In Macadamia integrifolia cultivar HAES 741 chromosome 5, SCU_Mint_v3, whole genome shotgun sequence, a single window of DNA contains:
- the LOC122078413 gene encoding nematode resistance protein-like HSPRO2, whose amino-acid sequence MVDLDWKSKMVSSDVPSTSPKLSNKLRISVPSPVQAVQISPASSSSCSLYEHYFRIPELSKLWTARDFPNWKNEPLMKPALQALEITFRLISVVQADPRPYANGFQWKRRLESLALNQIDLIALLFEDGEETAETRGTTPIVDVSTSNGVLARDGSFVEVWKLPGATTVVNRISDGSLLPKLNTWQKSEDMASKILFSIECAMRRCPFTLGLGEPNLAGKPLLEYDLICRPSDLHTLKKSPSDQRSLDNNENHALFTIHQILESWIRASQELHARIVERIDGQDFGKAASDCWLLERIWKLFAEIEDLHLLMDPGDFLRLKNQLAIKSSSESDAFCFRSKGLIEITKASKDLNHKVPAILAVEVDPKGGPRIQEAAMKLYHGHRDGDCGRIHLLQALQAIESALKRFFFSYRQLIMILMGSLEVKGNRGMVSADSTDALSQIFLEPTYFPSLDAAKTFLGDFLRYDLGTVSANGSNGRVRTKH is encoded by the coding sequence ATGGTCGATTTGGACTGGAAATCGAAGATGGTATCCTCCGATGTGCCCAGTACTTCTCCCAAACTGTCCAATAAGCTACGTATCTCGGTACCATCTCCGGTTCAGGCGGTCCAAATTTCACCTGCTTCGTCTTCTTCCTGCTCCTTGTACGAGCACTACTTTCGTATCCCAGAGCTCTCGAAGCTCTGGACAGCCAGAGACTTCCCCAACTGGAAGAACGAACCGCTCATGAAACCAGCGTTGCAAGCTCTGGAAATCACCTTTCGGCTTATCTCGGTAGTCCAAGCCGACCCACGACCGTACGCGAATGGGTTCCAGTGGAAGCGCCGCCTCGAGTCGTTGGCTTTGAACCAGATCGACCTAATCGCTCTTCTCTTTGAAGATGGGGAAGAGACGGCGGAGACACGTGGAACTACTCCGATCGTCGATGTTAGCACATCCAACGGTGTTTTGGCCAGGGATGGGAGTTTCGTTGAGGTGTGGAAGCTCCCCGGAGCGACAACTGTTGTGAATCGGATCAGCGATGGAAGCTTGCTCCCTAAGCTTAACACGTGGCAGAAATCGGAGGACATGGCTTCCAAGATCCTATTTTCCATCGAGTGCGCGATGCGTAGGTGTCCATTCACGTTGGGTTTGGGCGAACCCAACCTCGCCGGAAAACCTCTACTCGAATACGACCTCATCTGTAGACCGTCCGATCTCCATACCTTAAAGAAAAGCCCGTCCGATCAGCGGAGCCTCGACAACAACGAGAACCATGCGCTCTTTACAATTCATCAGATCTTGGAATCGTGGATCCGCGCGTCTCAGGAGCTTCACGCACGGATCGTTGAACGAATCGATGGccaagattttggaaaagcagcGAGTGATTGCTGGTTACTGGAGCGGATTTGGAAGCTCTTCGCAGAGATTGAAGACCTCCATCTTCTGATGGATCCGGGAGATTTTCTCCGTTTGAAGAACCAACTCGCGATCAAATCTTCGTCGGAATCCGACGCGTTTTGCTTTAGATCCAAAGGTTTGATTGAAATCACGAAAGCATCGAAGGATCTGAATCACAAAGTTCCTGCAATTTTAGCCGTGGAGGTGGATCCAAAAGGAGGGCCTAGGATTCAAGAAGCAGCCATGAAGCTCTACCATGGCCACCGAGATGGAGACTGCGGGAGAATTCACCTGCTACAGGCTTTACAGGCAATCGAATCTGCTTTGAAGAGGTTCTTCTTCTCGTATCGACAACTCATCATGATACTAATGGGGAGCTTGGAGGTGAAGGGGAACAGAGGTATGGTGTCTGCGGATTCTACAGATGCGTTGTCGCAGATCTTCTTGGAACCCACGTATTTTCCGAGTTTGGATGCGGCGAAGACTTTTCTTGGGGATTTCTTGCGTTACGATCTTGGAACTGTAAGTGCGAATGGATCGAATGGCAGAGTTCGAACAAAACATTGA